A genomic window from Silene latifolia isolate original U9 population chromosome 11, ASM4854445v1, whole genome shotgun sequence includes:
- the LOC141613095 gene encoding uncharacterized protein LOC141613095: MVQRIRGWNKKKISYTGRLILVKVVLSTIYTYWSQIFILPVGVMDMIQALCRNFLWEGGEDCTKAPLVAWSVLCRGKEAGGLGLFDLKLWNMAALGKLIWWIAKKKDRLWIQWIDKVYLKGKPWLDYQPTAASSWAWRKICEIKRELRMLTVKHERLQTLDRLHKIGITQMTCCYLCGEKDENHKHLFQECVYVRRCYQELYDWLEIHGQMRKVACAEDMMKQRGCSGFVSFILLNIEQLQVGGPVRPHRLHGPWADLELCNMLFGKPGTLAYLKDWSPFILIRRIRNECRMRLMAVSTGSLKQHDGLVDDLSFMNQVNSFEDLFKEPILPSYNNGYHQQAGSNNNNNQVLSCKRSAHQFDHKIAEIPIITKQLKTNSGNSYNSNMLSFGNSHNNNIINNASFVTPKEEAVAVSSVTYADEMMVPYPSIDKKSYIHCNTIKKNYNNNSTSLAQSSKEHVLAERKRREKLSQRFISLSAIIPGLKKMDKASVLGDAIKYVKQLQDKVKTLEEEAKKKPVESATSRKKSWVNEDGDEQSLAQASSPGGSCDGLLPEIEVKFSDKDVLIRIHCGKKSGILEKLLSQVVMLHLEVINSSALAFGGSFLDLTIIAQMNAEFNMTSKDLVRHLQATIKCLI, encoded by the exons ATGGTGCAAAGGATAAGAGGCTGGAATAAAAAGAAAATCTCTTATACAGGCAGATTAATCTTGGTTAAAGTTGTACTGTCTACAATTTATACTTACTGGTCGCAAATTTTCATTCTTCCTGTTGGAGTCATGGACATGATACAAGCCCTTTGTCGGAATTTTCTTTGGGAAGGAGGTGAGGACTGTACCAAAGCTCCCTTGGTGGCCTGGTCTGTTCTGTGTAGGGGGAAAGAAGCAGGAGGATTGGGACTTTTTGACTTAAAGCTTTGGAATATGGCAGCACTTGGGAAACTTATATGGTGGATTGCAAAAAAGAAAGATCGCTTATGGATTCAATGGATAGATAAAGTTTATCTGAAAGGCAAACCTTGGTTAGATTATCAACCAACTGCTGCTAGTTcttgggcttggaggaaaatATGTGAGATCAAAAGGGAGTTAAGGATGCTTACAGTCAAG CATGAGAGATTGCAAACTCTAGACAGACTACATAAGATAGGGATAACTCAGATGACTTGCTGCTATTTGTGTGGGGAGAAAGATGAGAATCATAAACATCTGTTCCAAGAGTGTGTGTATGTGAGAAGATGTTACCAAGAGTTGTATGATTGGCTAGAGATTCATGGTCAGATGAGAAAGGTGGCCTGTGCTGAGGACATGATGAAGCAAAGAGGCTGCTCAGGATTCGTGAG CTTTATTTTGCTAAATATTGAACAACTCCAAGTCGGGGGCCCTGTGCGGCCGCACCGCTTGCACGGCCCCTGGGCCGACCTTGAGCTATGCAATATGCTATTTGGCAAACCAGGAACACTTGCATACTTGAAGGATTGGTCACCATTCATTCTGATTAGGAGAATTCGGAATGAGTGTAGAATGCGTCTGATGGCAGTTAGCACAGGATCTTTAAAGCAACATGAT GGATTAGTAGATGATTTGAGCTTCATGAATCAAGTCAACTCATTTGAAGACTTGTTCAAAGAACCAATATTACCTTCATACAACAATGGTTATCATCAACAAGCTGggtctaacaacaacaacaaccaagttcTTAGTTGCAAAAGATCAGCTCATCAATTTGATCACAAAATCGCTGAAATACCCATTATTACTAAGCAATTGAAGACTAATAGTGGTAATTCATACAACTCCAATATGTTGTCCTTTGGGAATTCTCACAACAATAACATCATAAACAACGCGAGCTTTGTTACGCCTAAAGAAGAGGCTGTTGCGGTGTCTAGTGTCACATATGCAGATGAAATGATGGTCCCTTATCCTTCAATTGACAAGAAAAGTTACATTCATTGTAACACAATTAAGAAGAATTATAACAATAATTCTACTAGCTTGGCTCAGTCTTCCAAGGAACATGTTCTTGCTGAGAGGAAACGCCGCGAGAAACTCAGCCAAAGATTCATTTCTTTATCAGCTATCATCCCTGGACTAAAGAAG ATGGACAAGGCTTCAGTCCTAGGAGATGCCATAAAATATGTGAAACAATTACAAGATAAAGTGAAGACACTAGAGGAGGAAGCAAAGAAGAAACCCGTCGAATCAGCGACCTCTCGGAAGAAATCTTGGGTCAATGAAGATGGTGATGAACAGTCTTTAGCACAAGCAAGTTCCCCTGGTGGTTCATGTGATGGTTTGTTGCCCGAAATTGAAGTGAAATTTTCGGATAAGGATGTTCTTATAAGAATTCATTGTGGAAAAAAGAGTGGAATTCTTGAAAAACTCCTTTCTCAAGTTGTGATGCTTCATCTTGAGGTGATAAATAGTAGTGCTTTGGCTTTTGGAGGATCATTTCTTGATTTAACAATTATTGCTCAG ATGAATGCTGAATTTAACATGACATCCAAAGATCTAGTAAGACATTTGCAAGCTACCAtcaaatgtttgatatga